The DNA sequence TAAAGGATTGAAAGCATCAGATAAATATAATATCTTTGGTTCAGGATTTTGAAAGATATGGCGAATTTGTTAAGTGACAATATAGGTAATCAGCAATTCATTCTTGACGAACTTCAAAAGGGGAATGAACGTGCTTTTAACTCTATCTTCAAACAGTATTACAAACCCTTATGCCAATTTTCTTATTCATTTATTAAAGATCAGGACACTGCCGAAAATCTCATTCAGGATGTGTTTACCAAGCTCTGGGAAAAGCGCGAAAACATAACTAACATTGATAATCTTTTGTCATATATGATGGGAATGGTGCGTAATCAGAGCATCGACTTTCTGAGAAGAGAGAAAACAAACTCGAAAATCTATAACAAACTCCGGTCAAAAAAATCAGAGAATACTACTGAAGATCAAATCTCAAAGAATGAATTTGAGGAA is a window from the Aquipluma nitroreducens genome containing:
- a CDS encoding RNA polymerase sigma-70 factor, whose amino-acid sequence is MANLLSDNIGNQQFILDELQKGNERAFNSIFKQYYKPLCQFSYSFIKDQDTAENLIQDVFTKLWEKRENITNIDNLLSYMMGMVRNQSIDFLRREKTNSKIYNKLRSKKSENTTEDQISKNEFEEKLLKSIINLPDRCRTAIEMSRFDGFSNREIAQKMEISVKGVEALIGRSLKLLRSELQEFLPSNSKKNKKGGGLVLFSLSLYRHTIWEIPFIR